One genomic region from Populus nigra chromosome 8, ddPopNigr1.1, whole genome shotgun sequence encodes:
- the LOC133700839 gene encoding cuscuta receptor 1-like has protein sequence MMMKRMGAWMLVAVLTLVGEWHGRCYGCSEEERIGLLEIQSLIDPDGFSLGDWVGSSNCCEWSGIECDNTTRRVIQVSLFGERDENLGDWVLNASLFLPFKELQSLDLGRASLVGCLENEGFEVLSSKLRELGLSENRFNDKSILSCLTGLSTLKSLDLSSNKLTGSGFKVLSSRLKKLENLHLSSNQCNDSIFSSLTGFSSLKSLDLSYNQLTGSINSFQLLPMRLGKLENLGLGGNRLNSSILSILSGLSSLKSLDLSENMFTGSGWCKLKNLKQLDLSGNNFGGSLPNCLGNLSSLQLLDVSKNQFTGNIASGPLTNLTSLEFLSLSNNLFEVPISMKPFMNHSSLKFFCNENNKLGAEPAAFDHLIPKFQLVFFRWSKTTEALKVEIPNFLYYQYHLRFLDLSHNNITGMFPSWLLKNNTQLEQLYLSENSFVGTLQLQDHPYPKMTELDISNNNMNGQIPKDICLIFPNMESLRMAKNGFTGCIPSCLGNISSLEILDLSNNQLSTVKLELLTTLQCLKLSNNTLGGQISTSVFNSSTLEYLYLGGNNFRGQISDFSLYGWKEWKILDLSNNQFLGMLPRSFVNFTYLEVLDLSKNHFKGPIPKDFCKLGRLLYLDLSENNLSGYIPSCFSPPPLTHVHLSKNRLSGPLTYGFYNSSSLVTMDLRDNSFTNSIPNWIGNLSSLSVLLLRSNHFDGKLPVQLCLLEQLSILDVSQNQLSGPLPSCLGNLTFKESSHKAFTNRDVLLLPGSIQKAYYEIMGPPVVESMYTLLKGYWTNFTEEVIEFTTKNMYYGYKGKILSYMSGIDLSNNNFVGAIPPEFGNLSEILSLNLSHNNLTGSIPATFSNLKQIESLDLSYNSLNGSIPPQLIEITTLEVLSVAHNNLSGKTPERKNQFGTFDESCYEGNPFLCGPPLQKNCSEEAVSSQPVPKDEQGDDGFIDMEFFYISSGVCYTVVVMTIATVLYINPYWRCRWLYFIEDCIDTCYYFWVASFHKFSNFRR, from the exons atgatgatgaaaagaaTGGGGGCTTGGATGTTGGTAGCAGTATTGACTTTGGTTGGCGAATGGCATGGTCGTTGTTATGGGTGTTCGGAGGAAGAGAGGATTGGTCTCTTGGAGATCCAATCTTTGATCGACCCAGATGGCTTTTCCTTGGGAGATTGGGTGGGCAGTAGTAATTGTTGTGAGTGGTCTGGGATCGAGTGTGATAACACTACAAGGCGAGTGATCCAAGTCTCTCTTTTTGGTGAAAGAGATGAGAACTTGGGCGATTGGGTTCTCAACGCATCTTTGTTTCTGCCTTTTAAAGAATTGCAAAGTCTTGATTTGGGAAGGGCTAGTTTGGTTGGTTGCTTGGAGAATGAAG GCTTCGAAGTCCTATCATCAAAACTGAGGGAACTTGGCCTAAGTGAAAACCGATTTAATGATAAAAGCATTTTGTCATGCTTGACTGGGCTTTCCACTCTCAAGTCTTTAGATCTATCATCTAATAAGTTGACAGGATCAG GTTTCAAAGTCTTGTCATCAAGGTTGAAAAAGCTGGAGAACCTTCATCTAAGTTCGAATCAATGCAACGAtagcattttttcttctctaacTGGATTTTCATCTCTCAAGTCTTTAGATCTTTCATACAATCAGCTGACAGGATCTATCAATA GTTTTCAACTCCTACCGATGAGGCTGGGAAAGTTAGAGAACCTTGGCCTGGGAGGCAATCGATTGAACAGCAGCATCTTATCAATTCTGAGTGGGCTTTCATCCCTCAAGTCTTTAGATCTGTCAGAGAATATGTTTACAGGATCAG GTTGGTGTAAATTAAAGAATCTGAAGCAGTTGGATCTTTCTGGAAATAATTTTGGAGGTTCACTCCCAAATTGTTTGGGAAACTTGTCATCTCTACAACTATTAGATGTTTCTAAAAACCAGTTTACTGGAAATATTGCCTCCGGTCCTCTTACCAACCTCACATCCCTTGAATTCCTCTCACTATCAAATAACCTTTTTGAAGTTCCCATTTCAATGAAGCCTTTTATGAACCACTCAAGCCTTAAGTTCTTCTGCAATGAGAACAACAAACTAGGAGCAGAACCTGCTGCCTTTGATCATTTGATTCCAAAGTTCCAATTAGTCTTTTTTCGCTGGTCAAAAACAACGGAAGCACTCAAAGTAGAAATTCCCAACTTCCTCTATTACCAATACCACTTAAGATTCCTTGATCTCTCCCACAACAACATCACTGGAATGTTTCCATCGTGGTTGCTTAAGAACAATACACAATTGGAGCAACTATATCTGAGCGAGAACTCCTTTGTTGGTACTTTGCAGTTGCAAGATCACCCATATCCGAAAATGACCGAATTAGATATATCCAACAACAACATGAACGGTCAAATTCCAAAGGATATTTGTTTGATCTTTCCAAATATGGAGAGCTTAAGGATGGCTAAGAATGGATTCACGGGTTGTATTCCTTCTTGTTTAGGAAATATTAGCTCTTTggaaattttagatttatccaACAATCAATTGTCTACAGTAAAACTAGAACTACTAACAACATTACAGTGTCTCAAGCTGTCGAACAACACTTTGGGTGGGCAAATATCAACCTCGGTGTTCAATTCTTCTACCTTAGAATATCTCTATCTAGGTGGTAATAACTTTCGGGGTCAGATATCAGATTTTTCATTATATGGGTGGAAAGAATGGAAAATATTGGATTTGAGTAACAATCAATTTTTAGGCATGCTTCCGAGGAGCTTTGTTAATTTTACGTACCTTGAAGTACTTGATTTGTCCAAAAACCATTTTAAGGGTCCGATCCCAAAAGACTTTTGTAAGCTTGGCCGGCTTCTATATTTGGACCTTTCTGAGAACAACTTGTCTGGATATATACCATCTTGTTTCAGTCCACCACCTCTAACCCATGTGCATCTATCCAAAAATAGATTGAGCGGTCCATTAACATATGGATTTTATAACAGCTCTTCCCTGGTTACGATGGATCTTAGAGATAACAGCTTCACCAACTCAATTCCAAATTGGATTGGCAATCTTTCATCATTGAGTGTTCTTCTTCTGAGATCTAATCACTTTGATGGTAAGCTCCCTGTTCAGTTATGCTTATTAGAACAATTAAGCATTTTGGATGTTTCACAAAACCAACTCTCTGGTCCACTACCCTCATGTTTAGGAAATCTTACTTTCAAGGAAAGTTCCCACAAAGCATTCACGAATCGCGATGTTCTTTTACTACCAGGGTCCATCCAAAAGGCTTATTATGAAATAATGGGTCCACCAGTAGTGGAGAGTATGTACACCTTGTTAAAGGGTTATTGGACTAACTTTACAGAAGAGGTGATAGAATTTACAactaaaaatatgtattatggTTACAAGGGGAAAATTCTTAGCTACATGTCTGGTATTGATCTCTCCAATAACAACTTTGTAGGAGCAATCCCACCAGAATTTGGAAACTTAAGTGAGATACTGTCATTAAACTTATCACACAACAATCTCACTGGATCTATCCCTGCAACATTCTCAAACCTGAAGCAGATTGAGAGTTTGGATCTTTCTTACAACAGCTTGAATGGTTCCATCCCTCCACAACTTATTGAAATTACCACACTAGAAGTTCTTAGTGTGGCGCACAATAACTTGTCAGGTAAGACACCCGAGAGAAAAAATCAGTTTGGAACCTTTGATGAAAGCTGTTACGAAGGAAATCCTTTCTTGTGTGGACCTCCATTGCAAAAAAATTGTAGTGAGGAAGCAGTGTCGTCCCAGCCAGTGCCTAAAGATGAACAAGGAGATGATGGTTTCATAGACATGGAGTTTTTTTACATCAGTTCCGGTGTATGTTACACAGTTGTGGTGATGACGATTGCAACAGTTCTCTACATCAATCCATATTGGCGATGCAGGTGGTTGTACTTCATCGAAGACTGCATAGATACTTGCTACTATTTTTGGGTGGCTAGTTTTCACAAGTTCTCCAACTTCAGAAGGTGA